In one window of Coralliovum pocilloporae DNA:
- the thiD gene encoding bifunctional hydroxymethylpyrimidine kinase/phosphomethylpyrimidine kinase produces the protein MAYSALTIAGSDSGGGAGIQADLKAMSALGVYGASVVTAITAQNTRAVTAVHSIPTDVITAQIEAVLSDIEIHAVKIGMLAVPEIIRAVADGLSEYEGPVVVDPVMIAKSGDALLADDAVETLRDVLLPRATVLTPNLPEAARLLETEEASTPDDMRLQGQKLCALGPQAVLMKGGHAKGELCHDLLITSNGVAAEFTAPRKQTRNTHGTGCTLSSSIASGLARGLPLIEAVGAAHSYLQGAIAAADALDIGQGHGPVHHFYQAWTSTGQGSHE, from the coding sequence GTGGCCTATAGCGCACTGACCATAGCGGGATCAGACAGCGGCGGCGGTGCCGGAATTCAGGCGGATCTGAAGGCCATGTCGGCGCTTGGGGTCTATGGGGCCAGCGTTGTTACGGCCATCACGGCCCAGAATACCCGCGCGGTTACGGCGGTTCATTCCATCCCCACCGATGTGATTACCGCCCAGATCGAGGCGGTGCTGTCTGACATTGAGATTCATGCGGTCAAAATAGGCATGCTGGCGGTGCCCGAGATTATCCGGGCTGTGGCTGATGGCCTCAGCGAGTATGAAGGCCCGGTGGTGGTTGACCCAGTGATGATTGCCAAATCGGGGGATGCACTTCTGGCTGATGATGCGGTTGAGACGCTCAGAGATGTGCTCCTGCCTCGCGCCACTGTCCTAACGCCCAACCTGCCCGAGGCCGCCCGGCTTCTTGAGACTGAAGAGGCATCAACACCTGACGACATGCGTCTGCAGGGGCAGAAGCTCTGCGCGCTCGGGCCACAGGCCGTGCTGATGAAGGGCGGGCACGCCAAAGGCGAACTCTGTCACGACCTGCTGATCACCTCTAACGGGGTCGCGGCGGAATTTACCGCCCCCCGCAAACAGACCCGCAACACCCATGGCACGGGCTGCACGCTGTCTTCTTCCATTGCCTCCGGACTGGCCAGAGGCCTGCCCCTGATTGAGGCCGTGGGCGCAGCCCACAGCTATCTGCAGGGGGCCATTGCCGCCGCAGACGCGCTCGATATCGGCCAGGGTCACGGGCCGGTGCATCATTTCTACCAGGCATGGACGTCGACAGGGCAGGGCTCACATGAGTGA
- a CDS encoding AbiJ-NTD4 domain-containing protein, which translates to MLIDIFARRYDEFQLRNTFEDRDRRLLIQAFRILAEDLSPYYLGGKEDSKSVNFWTSLESGLSRELGIKALSPKWSSYNANGYVQASKNTLLKVCETWLSQPVSGSPDIYIKERLSLIELGFRAKETEIEAENRKAISETEKLIASLKSTGPRVRGDPEDAARSLRARRLSVFQDATAELNTRFRQAKYPLNYHNGFIQIATDDFVQDQIETPFWSLLSDSKWQNVDTDMKEALDLRDSDGRDPAFYAARALESTIKVISDTKKWTHGGEKGAHNYIDNLGSKKNTFLAPWECALIKDFFTHIRNPLGHGAGSSTMPSLTKQQTEWAIEFSMSWIKSLIMRL; encoded by the coding sequence ATGCTTATTGATATTTTTGCACGCCGCTATGATGAGTTCCAGCTCAGAAACACCTTTGAGGATAGGGATCGTCGCCTACTCATCCAAGCATTCCGTATCTTGGCAGAGGATCTATCACCCTATTACCTAGGTGGGAAAGAGGATTCTAAATCTGTCAATTTCTGGACATCACTTGAAAGCGGATTATCACGTGAACTTGGTATTAAAGCGCTTTCTCCGAAATGGTCATCTTACAATGCTAACGGGTACGTTCAGGCATCTAAGAATACTCTTCTCAAGGTCTGTGAAACGTGGTTGTCACAACCCGTTTCTGGCTCTCCTGATATCTATATAAAAGAGCGTTTGAGCCTTATTGAACTTGGCTTTCGTGCTAAGGAAACCGAAATTGAAGCAGAGAACAGGAAGGCGATCTCAGAAACTGAGAAGCTAATTGCCTCGTTGAAATCCACAGGACCGAGAGTGCGGGGAGATCCCGAAGATGCGGCGCGTTCTCTAAGAGCCAGGCGTTTAAGTGTATTTCAGGATGCTACTGCTGAGTTGAACACTCGTTTTCGTCAAGCTAAATACCCACTGAACTACCACAATGGCTTCATTCAAATAGCTACTGACGACTTTGTGCAGGATCAGATTGAAACTCCTTTCTGGTCTCTGTTATCAGACTCAAAATGGCAAAATGTCGATACGGACATGAAAGAAGCTCTAGATCTTCGCGATAGTGATGGAAGGGATCCTGCATTCTATGCAGCAAGGGCTTTGGAAAGTACCATCAAGGTCATCTCCGATACCAAAAAATGGACTCATGGAGGCGAGAAGGGAGCACATAATTATATTGATAATCTTGGCTCTAAGAAAAATACCTTCTTAGCTCCTTGGGAATGTGCGCTGATCAAAGACTTCTTTACACATATTCGAAATCCGCTGGGGCATGGAGCTGGTAGCTCAACTATGCCATCTTTGACAAAACAACAGACAGAATGGGCAATTGAATTCAGTATGAGCTGGATAAAGAGCCTTATAATGCGTCTGTAG
- a CDS encoding isopenicillin N synthase family dioxygenase, with amino-acid sequence MTEFTSIPVLDLAPLVRGEDTSSLARTFALAYGETGFGYVINHGIDPALRAAVFDASKRFHALPEEKKQAIALNGNHRGYIAINTSTDVTSDLAEVTKPNQSASFMMMREDAVADPDTYLSGPNQWPELDGFREVCEAYAEAMTGLGQKLMGLALEAIGVTDRSILTAFDPPTLWLRLLHYPPQSPQAPDDLYGSAPHKDFGCLTLLAQDDVGGLQVQTPEGRWVDAPPMEGAFVVNVGDMLHRLSNGRLLSTPHRVINTSGQERYSVPFFFDPHVSATISPLPGTGPAQFEPLVFGDFLRGELEASYDAHQAEEA; translated from the coding sequence ATGACTGAATTCACATCAATTCCGGTGCTTGATCTTGCGCCGCTTGTCAGGGGTGAGGACACGTCGAGTCTCGCCCGGACCTTTGCCCTTGCTTATGGTGAAACCGGCTTTGGCTATGTGATCAATCATGGCATTGATCCCGCCTTGCGGGCGGCTGTGTTTGACGCCTCGAAGCGGTTTCACGCCCTGCCGGAGGAGAAAAAGCAGGCGATTGCGCTCAACGGCAATCATCGCGGTTATATCGCCATCAACACCTCAACGGATGTGACATCTGATCTGGCGGAGGTAACGAAGCCCAACCAGTCGGCGTCTTTCATGATGATGCGTGAGGATGCTGTGGCCGATCCTGATACTTATCTGTCCGGGCCCAACCAGTGGCCGGAACTGGACGGGTTTCGCGAGGTTTGCGAGGCCTATGCCGAGGCGATGACCGGGCTTGGGCAAAAGCTGATGGGTCTGGCACTGGAGGCCATCGGGGTGACGGACCGATCCATTCTCACAGCGTTTGACCCGCCAACCCTCTGGCTGCGCCTGTTGCATTATCCGCCGCAATCCCCTCAAGCCCCGGATGACCTCTACGGCTCCGCTCCCCACAAGGATTTCGGATGCCTGACCCTGCTGGCGCAGGATGATGTGGGCGGCCTGCAGGTTCAGACGCCGGAGGGCCGTTGGGTGGATGCCCCGCCGATGGAGGGTGCCTTCGTGGTCAATGTGGGCGACATGCTGCACCGGCTGTCGAACGGCAGGCTCCTGTCAACGCCACACCGGGTGATCAATACCTCAGGACAGGAACGCTATTCCGTCCCCTTCTTCTTCGACCCCCACGTCTCCGCCACCATCAGCCCCCTGCCCGGCACAGGCCCCGCGCAGTTTGAGCCGCTGGTCTTCGGCGATTTCCTGAGAGGAGAACTCGAAGCCAGCTACGACGCGCATCAGGCGGAGGAGGCTTGA
- a CDS encoding HEAT repeat domain-containing protein, with product MFHISLENDLRFARSERFKSTTQQILVKLSENFWNNKSLKSCTFDDLDFFKSAFVSEDSEIWTRAATAITRLAQDNESCRQLWLSLAVSPDTETRVKVAEKFIFSPPDLIEQICRTLSTDADVRVRSELVKALKDNGDPLALPIIKDAQASETDPMMRRKWGAVFRHIHRYFTPQKSFEIFKWDKIGQLLLDDSCELLKAFGDQVPDVEPRAIILDCNPPYGEVLITIGTAADIKSEPTRWDVGNWEFFDLETTLSSRKKRYFKKWSRQGSRISELMHETEFALGENPEEDFMLMAAGVAKLLEKSVTVRNFSRGAELMVLAVSHDESINTAIERRRAV from the coding sequence TTGTTTCATATCAGTCTTGAAAATGACCTAAGATTTGCTCGGTCAGAAAGATTTAAATCGACCACCCAACAAATCCTTGTGAAGCTTTCTGAGAATTTCTGGAACAATAAATCGTTGAAGTCTTGCACTTTCGACGATCTCGATTTTTTCAAAAGTGCGTTTGTTTCTGAGGACAGTGAAATTTGGACGAGAGCAGCAACCGCGATCACACGTTTGGCGCAAGATAACGAAAGCTGCAGACAATTATGGCTGAGCCTCGCGGTATCGCCTGATACCGAAACAAGGGTCAAGGTTGCAGAAAAATTTATTTTTTCGCCACCAGACCTGATCGAGCAAATTTGCCGCACCTTGAGCACAGATGCGGATGTACGTGTGCGATCCGAATTAGTTAAGGCGCTAAAGGATAATGGTGACCCTTTGGCGTTGCCGATCATCAAGGACGCGCAGGCATCGGAAACTGACCCGATGATGAGAAGAAAATGGGGTGCAGTATTCCGCCACATACATCGGTACTTTACCCCGCAAAAAAGCTTTGAAATTTTCAAATGGGACAAAATCGGTCAGTTGCTTCTCGATGATTCCTGCGAACTGTTGAAAGCTTTCGGCGACCAAGTACCAGATGTGGAACCTCGCGCGATAATTTTGGACTGTAATCCACCTTACGGCGAAGTCCTCATTACAATTGGTACAGCTGCAGATATTAAATCTGAACCTACACGCTGGGATGTTGGAAATTGGGAGTTCTTTGATCTAGAAACAACGTTGAGTAGTCGAAAAAAGCGATATTTTAAGAAATGGTCTAGACAGGGAAGCCGTATCAGCGAACTTATGCACGAAACGGAGTTTGCACTGGGTGAGAATCCCGAAGAAGACTTCATGTTAATGGCAGCAGGGGTTGCGAAGTTGCTTGAGAAGTCCGTCACCGTCCGAAACTTTTCTCGAGGGGCAGAATTGATGGTACTGGCAGTCTCACATGATGAAAGCATCAATACGGCGATTGAACGTCGCAGAGCTGTCTGA
- a CDS encoding P1 family peptidase: MLDQKRIRDFGVRIGDMRTGERNAISDVAEVTVGHVTLADGPTQTGVTAILPHGGNLFRDKVMAAGHVINGFGKSMGLMQIQEMGTIETPILLTNTLCIGTASDALIRHMLGDNPDIGHTTGTVNPVVCECNDGYLNDIRSNAIEADHVLEAIASASDMFLEGAVGAGRGMSCYKLKGGIGTASRVFELDGAGHTLGALVLSNMGQKRDLTVAGNRIGPLVAARDKDDSLPDVGSIVVVLATDVPLSERQLGRIARRAVVGIGRTGSFIGNGSGELVLAFSTGNRVAHYDEWAQQPMMRLREGDLDLLFRAAVETTEEAILNSMITAESVTGRNGHSRRSLLEFEELL, translated from the coding sequence ATGCTTGACCAGAAGCGGATTCGTGATTTTGGTGTTCGGATTGGTGACATGCGCACCGGTGAGCGGAATGCGATCAGTGATGTGGCGGAGGTGACTGTCGGGCATGTGACCCTGGCTGACGGGCCGACCCAGACCGGGGTGACGGCCATCCTGCCCCATGGGGGTAATCTGTTTCGCGACAAGGTGATGGCTGCGGGCCACGTGATCAACGGGTTTGGCAAGTCCATGGGGCTGATGCAGATCCAGGAGATGGGCACCATCGAGACCCCTATTCTGCTGACCAATACGCTCTGTATTGGTACAGCGTCTGATGCGCTGATCCGCCATATGCTGGGGGATAATCCTGATATTGGTCACACCACGGGAACCGTGAACCCGGTGGTGTGTGAATGCAATGACGGCTATCTGAACGACATCCGCAGCAATGCCATTGAAGCCGACCATGTGCTTGAGGCCATCGCTTCAGCCTCAGACATGTTTCTGGAAGGGGCAGTCGGGGCCGGACGTGGTATGTCCTGTTATAAGCTGAAGGGCGGCATCGGCACGGCTTCGCGGGTTTTCGAGCTGGATGGAGCCGGTCACACGCTTGGGGCTCTCGTGCTCTCCAATATGGGGCAGAAGCGGGATCTGACGGTTGCAGGCAACCGTATCGGGCCGCTGGTTGCAGCGCGCGACAAGGATGACAGCCTGCCTGATGTGGGCTCCATTGTGGTGGTTCTGGCGACCGATGTGCCGCTGAGCGAGCGGCAGCTTGGCCGCATCGCGCGCAGGGCCGTGGTTGGTATTGGCCGCACCGGGTCTTTTATCGGCAATGGCAGCGGCGAGCTGGTGCTGGCCTTTTCAACCGGGAACCGGGTTGCCCATTATGACGAATGGGCCCAGCAGCCGATGATGCGCCTGCGCGAGGGGGATCTGGACCTCTTGTTCCGGGCCGCTGTTGAGACCACGGAGGAAGCCATTCTTAATTCCATGATTACGGCGGAATCTGTCACGGGCCGCAATGGTCACAGCCGCCGCTCGCTGCTGGAGTTTGAAGAGCTGTTGTAG
- a CDS encoding DUF3137 domain-containing protein, with translation MTDFTYEERADYEQGFSKVYDEKIVPYLREKEAERQAIARRNKIRLGIVGAITALLALYATQLHPVAAIFPIFFGGGLGLFLYLSRFDKLQSELTRFIRPILCDFFDDVTYSDLHPGESFSLSDLRSLNLVPQADRQSIGPSFSGTWRNTAYRLTKAAFYDEDRDSDGDRRTRRLFRGIILEIACPADMPTVVFYPDYGNTMNKLFGWATRAVRPPHKLHFPDQEVEEVFEVYTDDLDAAQTLLDPAFGQKLLAFARDYQGGRKHIAAAFRGRTFYMAINLPYDFMNFDVGGDALHELNDKISAALADLRIPARIIDELLA, from the coding sequence ATGACTGACTTTACTTACGAAGAACGCGCAGACTACGAACAGGGCTTTTCCAAAGTCTATGACGAGAAAATCGTGCCCTATCTCAGGGAGAAGGAAGCCGAGCGACAGGCCATAGCCAGACGCAATAAAATCCGGCTGGGGATTGTCGGTGCCATCACGGCGCTTCTGGCCTTGTACGCCACTCAACTGCATCCGGTTGCGGCTATTTTCCCGATCTTCTTTGGTGGAGGACTGGGGCTTTTTCTCTATCTCAGCCGGTTTGACAAGCTGCAGAGCGAGCTGACCAGATTCATCCGCCCGATCCTGTGTGATTTTTTCGACGATGTGACCTATTCGGACCTGCATCCGGGCGAGAGCTTTTCGCTCAGCGATTTGCGGTCGCTGAATCTCGTACCCCAGGCGGACCGTCAGTCCATCGGTCCCAGCTTCTCCGGCACCTGGCGCAACACCGCCTATCGCCTGACCAAGGCAGCCTTCTATGATGAGGATCGTGACAGCGATGGAGACCGCAGGACCAGGCGGCTGTTCAGGGGGATCATTCTTGAAATCGCCTGCCCAGCCGACATGCCCACAGTGGTGTTCTACCCCGACTACGGCAACACGATGAACAAGCTCTTCGGCTGGGCAACACGTGCCGTCCGTCCGCCTCACAAACTGCACTTCCCCGACCAGGAGGTGGAAGAGGTGTTTGAGGTCTATACCGATGACCTGGACGCGGCGCAGACGCTGCTCGATCCGGCCTTTGGCCAGAAGCTGCTGGCCTTTGCCAGAGACTATCAGGGCGGCAGGAAACACATAGCCGCAGCGTTCAGGGGCAGGACATTCTACATGGCCATTAACCTGCCCTATGATTTCATGAACTTCGATGTGGGCGGGGATGCACTGCATGAGCTGAACGACAAAATAAGCGCTGCCCTTGCGGACCTCAGAATACCAGCCAGAATCATCGACGAACTGCTGGCCTGA
- a CDS encoding ion transporter: MTTDQTIQQNTLRKRVFDKLEPTDRSDMPGKLVDLFLITLIAVNIIAVVLETVASIRAEHQRLFEVIELVSVAIFTVEYIARLWSCVENPDYTGETSPRRAYMLSPMAIIDLIAILPFYLSFVLAIDLRVLRVLRLLRVFKLTRYSSAMSMLLNVIREEANAFFAGFFILMVLLILAASGAYLVEHDAQPDKFGSIPHAMWWAMATLTTVGYGDVTPVTPAGQFFGALVTVIGVGMAALPAGILASGLADQLRRNREELTSELRRALEDGIIDENEESELEELRKSLGLSQRIAREVRKSVHDQREASETFCCPECGTVTVREVVQK; encoded by the coding sequence ATGACGACAGATCAGACCATCCAACAGAATACCCTCAGAAAACGTGTCTTCGACAAGCTGGAGCCCACCGACCGGTCTGATATGCCGGGGAAGCTGGTTGACCTGTTTCTGATCACGCTGATTGCCGTCAATATCATCGCCGTAGTGTTGGAAACGGTCGCTAGCATCAGGGCAGAACATCAGCGGCTGTTTGAGGTAATAGAACTGGTCTCGGTCGCCATTTTCACGGTGGAATATATCGCACGCCTCTGGTCTTGTGTTGAGAATCCGGACTATACTGGAGAAACCAGTCCCCGCCGGGCTTATATGCTGTCGCCTATGGCGATTATTGACCTGATTGCCATTCTGCCTTTCTATCTCAGTTTTGTTCTGGCCATCGATCTGCGTGTGCTCAGGGTGTTGCGTCTGCTACGGGTCTTCAAACTGACCCGCTATTCCTCGGCCATGTCCATGCTGCTGAATGTGATCCGAGAGGAGGCGAATGCCTTCTTTGCCGGGTTCTTCATTTTGATGGTGTTGCTTATTCTGGCCGCCAGCGGTGCCTATCTGGTGGAGCATGATGCCCAGCCGGATAAATTCGGTTCCATCCCTCATGCCATGTGGTGGGCGATGGCGACATTGACCACGGTGGGTTATGGCGATGTGACTCCTGTTACTCCGGCTGGCCAGTTTTTCGGGGCGCTGGTCACAGTAATCGGGGTTGGCATGGCCGCGCTCCCTGCCGGTATTCTGGCCTCAGGCCTGGCTGATCAGTTGCGTCGCAACCGGGAAGAACTGACCAGCGAACTGAGACGCGCGCTCGAAGATGGCATTATCGACGAGAATGAGGAAAGTGAACTGGAAGAACTGCGCAAATCCCTCGGCCTCAGTCAGCGGATTGCCCGAGAAGTGCGCAAAAGCGTCCATGACCAGCGCGAAGCCAGCGAAACCTTCTGCTGCCCGGAATGCGGAACAGTGACTGTCAGGGAGGTGGTGCAGAAGTAG
- a CDS encoding LysR family transcriptional regulator, which produces MSESLPSLKALQAFEMCHRLGSFTEAARRLNVQQPAISYQIKKLEGELGVKLFVVRSNRLVPTHYADDLFDKLAPAFDSVREACSDIRRAVSDAPITLATYPGLANYWLTPRLGQVARGTAPDSQPDIRIVTVISDRELFKENADCWIAFGRGDWPGFESHMIIPEDVCPVAAPALVDAIGATNEEAFFKAAPIIEQEDAEQRWVTWADWHQSQDLISELPENRISVTDHGLALHMALSGAGVALGWLGVVTDLLASRSLVRVSNHSLKSDAGYWLLSRPGFLDTRRGRAVREVLVGE; this is translated from the coding sequence ATGAGCGAATCTCTCCCCAGCCTGAAGGCCCTGCAGGCCTTTGAAATGTGCCACAGGCTTGGCAGCTTTACGGAAGCCGCCCGACGGCTGAACGTGCAGCAACCGGCCATCAGCTACCAGATCAAGAAGCTTGAGGGAGAGCTGGGGGTGAAACTGTTTGTGGTGCGCAGCAACCGGCTTGTTCCCACCCATTATGCCGATGACCTGTTCGACAAGCTGGCTCCGGCTTTTGATTCCGTCCGCGAGGCCTGCAGCGACATTCGCCGGGCTGTGTCTGACGCGCCCATAACGCTGGCCACCTATCCGGGGCTGGCCAATTACTGGCTGACCCCGCGTCTGGGGCAGGTGGCGCGCGGAACGGCACCGGACAGCCAGCCCGATATCCGCATTGTCACGGTGATCAGCGACCGCGAGCTGTTCAAGGAAAATGCCGATTGCTGGATTGCCTTTGGCAGGGGCGACTGGCCGGGCTTTGAAAGCCACATGATCATTCCGGAAGATGTCTGCCCGGTGGCAGCGCCCGCCCTGGTAGACGCCATTGGGGCAACCAATGAAGAAGCCTTCTTCAAAGCCGCTCCGATCATCGAGCAGGAGGACGCAGAACAGCGCTGGGTAACCTGGGCAGACTGGCACCAGAGCCAGGATCTGATTTCTGAGCTGCCGGAAAACCGTATCTCGGTCACCGATCACGGCCTTGCCCTGCATATGGCCCTGAGCGGGGCCGGGGTCGCGCTTGGCTGGCTCGGGGTGGTGACAGATCTTCTCGCCAGCCGCAGCCTGGTCCGTGTCTCAAACCACAGCCTCAAGTCAGACGCAGGCTACTGGCTCCTCTCCCGCCCGGGCTTTCTCGACACCCGCCGGGGACGCGCTGTCCGCGAGGTTCTGGTGGGGGAGTAA
- a CDS encoding acyl-CoA dehydrogenase family protein encodes MTTKLDQILDAARSHTDEVIKPNVDAWNEAGVWPRDASDKAGALGLTGLYAPEDFGGQGLPLGEGIRVYEELGKGDGAYAFALSMHNICTFAACGYGTDKLKDDWARDLTSGRKLANFALTEPQSGSDATNMYSRAVINEDGTWTINGAKAWVSLAGEADIYFTVVKTTDEPGHKDMAMIAIPKDTPGLSFGPRYETPSYNFLPLSEMYMDNVIVSEDNIILPVGQGLQGSLMAIDIARVSIASGCCGLMEAALDTALSYAKNRKMFKGSNLDLDGIQWMLGEVATELEASRLLYRAAANALGTPEGPLMAAHAKRFVPDCAVKAANTCTQVLGGMGLLKPYGMDRLSRLSQMLRIVDGTTEISRVVIGRSLKKRAEGLPDLPVPKGFGER; translated from the coding sequence ATGACAACGAAACTGGACCAGATTCTGGACGCTGCACGCAGCCATACTGACGAGGTGATCAAGCCTAATGTGGATGCATGGAACGAGGCCGGTGTATGGCCGCGCGATGCGTCTGACAAGGCGGGCGCGCTGGGGCTGACCGGGCTCTATGCGCCGGAAGACTTTGGTGGCCAGGGCCTGCCTCTTGGCGAGGGCATTCGCGTTTATGAAGAACTGGGCAAGGGTGATGGTGCCTATGCGTTCGCGCTCTCCATGCACAATATCTGCACTTTTGCAGCCTGTGGCTATGGCACAGACAAGCTGAAGGATGACTGGGCACGGGATCTGACCTCGGGCCGTAAGCTGGCCAATTTCGCCCTGACCGAGCCGCAATCAGGCTCTGACGCCACAAACATGTACAGCCGTGCCGTGATCAATGAGGATGGCACCTGGACAATCAACGGCGCGAAAGCCTGGGTCAGCCTGGCCGGTGAAGCGGATATCTATTTCACCGTGGTCAAAACCACCGATGAACCCGGCCACAAGGACATGGCAATGATCGCCATTCCGAAAGACACGCCAGGCCTCAGCTTCGGGCCGCGCTATGAGACCCCGAGCTATAACTTCCTGCCGCTGTCCGAGATGTATATGGACAATGTGATTGTCTCTGAAGACAACATCATCCTGCCTGTGGGACAGGGCCTGCAGGGGTCTCTGATGGCGATTGATATTGCCCGTGTCTCCATTGCTTCGGGCTGCTGCGGGCTGATGGAAGCCGCCCTTGATACGGCGCTGTCCTATGCCAAGAACCGCAAGATGTTCAAAGGCAGCAATCTGGACCTGGACGGCATCCAGTGGATGCTGGGCGAGGTGGCAACCGAGCTTGAAGCCTCGCGCCTGCTCTATCGTGCCGCGGCCAATGCTCTTGGCACGCCGGAAGGTCCGCTGATGGCGGCGCATGCCAAGCGGTTTGTGCCTGATTGTGCAGTAAAGGCTGCCAACACCTGCACCCAGGTTCTGGGTGGCATGGGGCTGCTGAAACCCTATGGCATGGATCGGTTGAGCCGCCTGTCGCAGATGCTGCGCATTGTGGATGGCACAACGGAAATCAGCCGGGTTGTTATTGGCCGCAGCCTCAAAAAGCGGGCTGAGGGTCTACCTGATCTGCCGGTTCCCAAAGGCTTCGGCGAGCGCTAA
- a CDS encoding AMP-binding protein: MKEQFDAFGQTGANHVPLSPLSFLNRAESLFPDRTAVIYGDLRLSWQEVGQRVRSVAAGLQAMGIGEGDTVTVLAPNIPELFELHFAVPLSGGVLNTLNTRLEAETIAYILDHADSRLVIADRELLPLLKDAFERLGRTIPLVEINDPATSIEMTLGGAGYDTLLSAEPITGLLPLPQDEWQAIALNYTSGTSGKPKGVVYHHRGAYLMALGTVPAWQVAPFPVYLSIVPMFHCNGWGHPWMMALTGGTMVFTRMPLPALIFKAIEEHGVTHLGAAPIVLQMLAESEHAPQKPLSPPIRVMTAGAPPPPAILQKSKEIGLDVMQVYGLTETYGHITQCLWQDAWAEASPDEQARLQAQQGIAFPMVEAVAVINTETGEEVPRDGETQGEIAIRGNTVMKGYYKDQDASEKAFKDGWFWSGDAAVVHPDGYIQIRDRLKDVIISGGENISSVEVEAVLYRHPAVQAAAVVARPDEKWGESPCAFVEVRDGEALTPEDVISFCRENLAGFKTPKTVVFQDLPKTSTGKIQKFQLREVAKELGVKERE; this comes from the coding sequence ATGAAAGAGCAGTTTGACGCCTTTGGCCAGACAGGAGCCAACCATGTGCCCCTGTCACCCCTGTCCTTTCTGAACCGGGCGGAAAGTCTGTTTCCAGACCGGACAGCGGTGATTTATGGCGACTTGCGGCTGAGCTGGCAGGAGGTCGGGCAGCGGGTCCGTTCGGTGGCCGCCGGGCTGCAGGCCATGGGCATTGGCGAGGGGGACACGGTGACGGTCCTCGCCCCCAATATCCCTGAACTGTTCGAGCTGCATTTCGCCGTCCCCCTCTCCGGTGGTGTACTGAACACGCTGAACACCCGGCTTGAAGCGGAAACCATCGCCTATATCCTCGACCATGCGGACAGCAGGCTGGTGATTGCCGACCGGGAATTGCTGCCGCTTCTGAAAGATGCCTTTGAGCGTCTCGGACGCACCATTCCGCTGGTTGAGATCAATGACCCGGCCACCAGCATTGAGATGACGCTGGGCGGTGCAGGTTATGACACGCTTCTGTCGGCAGAGCCGATAACGGGTCTTCTGCCCCTGCCACAGGATGAATGGCAGGCCATTGCGCTCAACTATACGTCCGGTACATCCGGCAAGCCGAAGGGCGTGGTCTATCATCATCGCGGGGCCTATCTCATGGCGCTCGGCACGGTGCCAGCCTGGCAGGTGGCGCCTTTCCCGGTCTATCTGTCCATCGTGCCCATGTTCCATTGCAATGGCTGGGGGCATCCGTGGATGATGGCGCTGACCGGCGGCACCATGGTCTTTACCCGCATGCCGCTTCCCGCTCTCATCTTCAAGGCGATTGAAGAGCATGGGGTGACCCATCTGGGCGCGGCACCGATTGTGCTGCAGATGCTGGCTGAATCCGAGCACGCCCCGCAGAAACCTCTGTCGCCCCCGATCCGGGTGATGACAGCGGGTGCTCCGCCTCCCCCGGCTATCCTGCAGAAATCCAAGGAAATCGGCCTTGATGTGATGCAGGTCTACGGGCTGACGGAAACCTATGGCCACATCACTCAATGCCTCTGGCAGGACGCCTGGGCTGAGGCCTCCCCGGATGAACAGGCCCGCCTGCAGGCCCAGCAGGGCATTGCCTTCCCCATGGTGGAAGCGGTTGCGGTAATCAATACCGAGACCGGCGAGGAAGTCCCCCGCGATGGCGAGACACAGGGCGAGATTGCCATTCGCGGCAATACGGTGATGAAGGGCTATTACAAAGATCAGGACGCATCCGAAAAGGCTTTCAAGGATGGCTGGTTCTGGTCCGGTGATGCGGCCGTTGTCCATCCGGACGGTTATATCCAGATCCGCGACCGGCTGAAGGATGTGATCATCTCGGGCGGTGAGAATATCTCATCGGTGGAAGTGGAAGCCGTGCTCTACCGGCATCCGGCCGTGCAGGCAGCGGCCGTTGTGGCCCGGCCTGACGAGAAATGGGGCGAATCCCCTTGCGCTTTTGTGGAAGTCCGCGACGGCGAAGCCCTCACCCCCGAAGACGTCATCAGCTTCTGCCGAGAAAACCTCGCAGGCTTCAAAACCCCGAAAACCGTCGTCTTCCAGGACCTGCCGAAAACCTCAACCGGCAAAATCCAGAAGTTCCAGCTGCGCGAGGTGGCCAAGGAGCTGGGGGTCAAGGAGCGGGAGTGA